The Cloeon dipterum chromosome 3, ieCloDipt1.1, whole genome shotgun sequence genome includes a region encoding these proteins:
- the LOC135939661 gene encoding uncharacterized protein LOC135939661 isoform X2: protein MEGTDDGEIFKSLMPCDPSQIPNVTLTDYVFEFLNKRLHAVAHNPWLVDVCTGKRVLFGEVEELARKVASGLARRGFAKGDILYFVSYDIVNIQILQLAVWLLGGATRCSFQNEQPEEFRRQIDQVQCKFLAVDSETVQSIKKAIALADYECTLINVGDSQVEDTLEFSDLANDDGTAFPAATDIDPENDVLFICNTSGSTGTPKGVMHTHKNIVSVMKSFEGLLANYGYDESLLLSSSNFVISMFFVTCMYLATGNTLYCIGKYKKEEYLDHVLKYKPKKMSLYPYISSWLARSSELQKHDFSFMKEIMLGGSVMDPTTMRLLQKGFPNAEINTFGFAPDGEEMVSSGILCPLMQAKILDLETGKLLGRNKLGKLCIKGMYVMKGYLVEKGTEPNRSCFDEEDWFDTGDVAFFDSTGQLFVRERVSFMFKYYMHFVSPTEIEAILQEHPAVQMACVIGVPNKETTNLAKAFVVLKEGNTASEEELLKLVADKLPSYKHLYGGLQFVDSLPESKGRKLDRVATLKMYS from the exons ATGGAAGGAACTGACGATGGCGAAATATTCAAATCTTTGATGCCGTGTGATCCCAGCCAAATTCCGAATGTGACTCTGACCGACTACGTTTTCGAGTTTCTTAATAAACGTCTGCATGCCGTTGCACACAACCCCTGGTTg gtcGACGTCTGCACTGGAAAGAGAGTGTTGTTCGGGGAAGTGGAGGAGCTGGCAAGAAAAGTGGCGAGTGGCTTGGCTCGCCGCGGATTCGCAAAAGGCGACATTCTTTACTTTGTTTCCTATGACATTGTCAACATTCAAATTCTGCAATTAGCCGTTTGGCTTTTGGGAGGAGCGACTCGGTGCAGTTTCCAAAATGAGCAACCAG agGAATTTAGACGTCAAATAGATCAGGTTCAGTGCAAATTTCTGGCTGTCGATTCTGAAACCGTgcagtcaattaaaaaagcgattGCTCTTGCTGATTACGAGTGCACGCTTATCAATGTCGGGGACTCGCAAGTTGAAGAcactttggaattttcagACTTGGCAAATGATGACGGAACag cctTTCCTGCCGCGACAGATATAGATCCGGAGAATGATGTTTTGTTCATCTGCAACACAAGTGGAAGCACTGGCACGCCTAAAGGAGTGATGCACACGCACAAAAATATCGTTAGCGTGATGAAAAGTTTTGA agggTTGCTTGCCAATTACGGATATGATGAGAGTTTGCTCCTCTCATCCAGCAACTTCGTCATTTCTATGTTTTTTGTAACCTGTATGTACCTCGCGACTGGCAACACACTGTACTGCATCGGCAAGTACAAGAAGGAAGAGTACCTTGACCACGTACTCAAATACAAG CCAAAGAAAATGTCGCTGTATCCATACATCTCCAGTTGGCTAGCGCGTTCCTCTGAACTGCAAAAGCATGATTTCAGCTTCATGAAGGAAATTATGCTTGGTGGGTCCGTCATGGATCCGACAACGATGCGCCTCTTGCAAAAGGGCTTCCCCAATGCCGAAATCAACACG TTTGGATTTGCTCCTGATG GCGAAGAAATGGTGTCCTCGGGAATTTTATGTCCACTGATGCAGGCAAAG ATACTTGATTTGGAGACAGGGAAACTGCTTGGGCGCAACAAGCTCGGCAAACTCTGCATCAAAGGGATGTACGTCATGAAAGGTTACTTGGTCGAAAAAGGCACAGAG cCAAACAGATCGTGCTTTGATGAGGAAGACTGGTTTGACACTGGGGACGTTGCATTTTTCGATTCAACCGGCCAACTATTTGTGAGAGAAAGAGTTTCCTTCATGTTCAAATACTACATGCACTTC GTGAGCCCTACTGAAATCGAAGCTATTCTGCAAGAGCACCCCGCCGTCCAAATGGCCTGCGTGATCGGCGTGCCAAACAAGGAAACCACAAACCTCGCAAAAGcatttgttgttttaaagGAAGGAAACACCGCTTCTGAAGAGGAACTGCTCAAGCTTGTGGCGGACAAGCTGCCTTCTTACAAACATCTCTATGGTGGACTGCAGTTTGTCGATTCGCTGCCCGAAAGTAAGGGGAGAAAACTGGACAGAGTTGccacattaaaaatgtattcttgA
- the LOC135939661 gene encoding uncharacterized protein LOC135939661 isoform X1, whose translation MEGTDDGEIFKSLMPCDPSQIPNVTLTDYVFEFLNKRLHAVAHNPWLVDVCTGKRVLFGEVEELARKVASGLARRGFAKGDILYFVSYDIVNIQILQLAVWLLGGATRCSFQNEQPEEFRRQIDQVQCKFLAVDSETVQSIKKAIALADYECTLINVGDSQVEDTLEFSDLANDDGTAFPAATDIDPENDVLFICNTSGSTGTPKGVMHTHKNIVSVMKSFEGLLANYGYDESLLLSSSNFVISMFFVTCMYLATGNTLYCIGKYKKEEYLDHVLKYKPKKMSLYPYISSWLARSSELQKHDFSFMKEIMLGGSVMDPTTMRLLQKGFPNAEINTTYASTETIAVSIYFKNSGLPQFGFAPDGEEMVSSGILCPLMQAKILDLETGKLLGRNKLGKLCIKGMYVMKGYLVEKGTEPNRSCFDEEDWFDTGDVAFFDSTGQLFVRERVSFMFKYYMHFVSPTEIEAILQEHPAVQMACVIGVPNKETTNLAKAFVVLKEGNTASEEELLKLVADKLPSYKHLYGGLQFVDSLPESKGRKLDRVATLKMYS comes from the exons ATGGAAGGAACTGACGATGGCGAAATATTCAAATCTTTGATGCCGTGTGATCCCAGCCAAATTCCGAATGTGACTCTGACCGACTACGTTTTCGAGTTTCTTAATAAACGTCTGCATGCCGTTGCACACAACCCCTGGTTg gtcGACGTCTGCACTGGAAAGAGAGTGTTGTTCGGGGAAGTGGAGGAGCTGGCAAGAAAAGTGGCGAGTGGCTTGGCTCGCCGCGGATTCGCAAAAGGCGACATTCTTTACTTTGTTTCCTATGACATTGTCAACATTCAAATTCTGCAATTAGCCGTTTGGCTTTTGGGAGGAGCGACTCGGTGCAGTTTCCAAAATGAGCAACCAG agGAATTTAGACGTCAAATAGATCAGGTTCAGTGCAAATTTCTGGCTGTCGATTCTGAAACCGTgcagtcaattaaaaaagcgattGCTCTTGCTGATTACGAGTGCACGCTTATCAATGTCGGGGACTCGCAAGTTGAAGAcactttggaattttcagACTTGGCAAATGATGACGGAACag cctTTCCTGCCGCGACAGATATAGATCCGGAGAATGATGTTTTGTTCATCTGCAACACAAGTGGAAGCACTGGCACGCCTAAAGGAGTGATGCACACGCACAAAAATATCGTTAGCGTGATGAAAAGTTTTGA agggTTGCTTGCCAATTACGGATATGATGAGAGTTTGCTCCTCTCATCCAGCAACTTCGTCATTTCTATGTTTTTTGTAACCTGTATGTACCTCGCGACTGGCAACACACTGTACTGCATCGGCAAGTACAAGAAGGAAGAGTACCTTGACCACGTACTCAAATACAAG CCAAAGAAAATGTCGCTGTATCCATACATCTCCAGTTGGCTAGCGCGTTCCTCTGAACTGCAAAAGCATGATTTCAGCTTCATGAAGGAAATTATGCTTGGTGGGTCCGTCATGGATCCGACAACGATGCGCCTCTTGCAAAAGGGCTTCCCCAATGCCGAAATCAACACG acATATGCATCTACAGAGACCATCGCtgtttccatttattttaaaaattctggtCTTCCGCAGTTTGGATTTGCTCCTGATG GCGAAGAAATGGTGTCCTCGGGAATTTTATGTCCACTGATGCAGGCAAAG ATACTTGATTTGGAGACAGGGAAACTGCTTGGGCGCAACAAGCTCGGCAAACTCTGCATCAAAGGGATGTACGTCATGAAAGGTTACTTGGTCGAAAAAGGCACAGAG cCAAACAGATCGTGCTTTGATGAGGAAGACTGGTTTGACACTGGGGACGTTGCATTTTTCGATTCAACCGGCCAACTATTTGTGAGAGAAAGAGTTTCCTTCATGTTCAAATACTACATGCACTTC GTGAGCCCTACTGAAATCGAAGCTATTCTGCAAGAGCACCCCGCCGTCCAAATGGCCTGCGTGATCGGCGTGCCAAACAAGGAAACCACAAACCTCGCAAAAGcatttgttgttttaaagGAAGGAAACACCGCTTCTGAAGAGGAACTGCTCAAGCTTGTGGCGGACAAGCTGCCTTCTTACAAACATCTCTATGGTGGACTGCAGTTTGTCGATTCGCTGCCCGAAAGTAAGGGGAGAAAACTGGACAGAGTTGccacattaaaaatgtattcttgA